A genomic window from Prunus persica cultivar Lovell chromosome G2, Prunus_persica_NCBIv2, whole genome shotgun sequence includes:
- the LOC18786662 gene encoding protein FAR1-RELATED SEQUENCE 4, translated as MFMGPMKTFRPFASAFEGEVHGGCRVDLNFPTTLMDSNTLTLTATSTLEPHDAMEFESHEAAYTFYKAYAKSVGFGTAKLSSRRSRASKEFIDAKFSCIRYGNKQQSDDAINPRPSPKIGCKASMHVKRRPNGNWYVYSFVKEHNHELLPAQAHFFRSHRNTDPLNNDVRIRRRKNLAAVSSLFSAYQNVDCLESYLRNQHDKGRSLVLEAGDAQVLLEYFMCMQEENPKFFYAVDLNEEHRLRNVFWVDAKGMEDYTNFNDVVFFDTTYFTNKYKIPLVLFIGVNHHIQPTLLGCALIADETVYTFVWLMQTWFIAMGEQAPRVILTDQNNAIKAAIAAVFPGTSHCFCLWHIMEKIHRHLEFLSMWHDSFVGKFNKCIFKSWSEQQFEKRWWKLLDRFNLREVEWMQSLYEDRTHWVPTFMRDISFAGLSPTSRSESLNSSFDKYIHGETSLREFMERYRVILEDRYEEEAKSNFDAWHETPELKSPSPFEKQMSLVYTHEVFKNFQVEVLGAAACHLKKENEDGTSTTYSVKDFEDNQNYVVEWNESKSDIYCSCHSFEYKGYLCRHAIVVLQMSGVFTIPSKYILQRWTNAAMSRHAIGERLDEVQSKVRRYNDLCRRAIILGEEGSLSQESYDVALCAIKEALKQCASLNNAVENNAKPNDSAIHGICGVDGENQCSTASGDKLFGPKVSNANKTPRRAGSGKEVARNENTASKKGKVPHLEATSVGTQDGFHQMQLPDTRAMQLRNTVPSTMFQNVASAAQFHNVASTHVHENHLPQ; from the exons ATGTTTATGGGACCTATGAAAACCTTTAGACCCTTTGCGAGCGCTTTTGAAGGTGAAGTGCATGGTGGATGCagagtggatttgaattttccCACAACCCTCATGGATTCTAATACCCTCACCCTCACGGCCACTTCAACTCTAGAGCCTCATGATGCCATGGAGTTTGAATCCCATGAAGCCGCGTATACATTTTACAAAGCATATGCCAAGTCTGTGGGCTTCGGCACTGCTAAGTTGAGCAGTCGTCGGTCTAGAGCATCCAAGGAATTCATTGATGCCAAATTTTCATGCATTAGATATGGCAATAAGCAACAGTCTGATGATGCCATTAATCCTCGACCTTCTCCAAAAATTGGTTGCAAGGCAAGCATGCATGTGAAGCGCAGGCCAAATGGTAATTGGTATGTCTATAGTTTCGTAAAGGAGCACAACCATGAGCTCTTACCAGCTCAAGCACATTTCTTTCGCAGCCACAGAAATACAGACCCGCTTAACAATGATGTTAGAATAAGGAGACGGAAGAATTTAGCTGCAGTATCCAGCCTCTTCAGTGCCTATCAAAATGTTGATTGTTTAGAGAGTTACTTGAGAAATCAGCATGACAAGGGACGGAGTTTGGTTTTAGAAGCAGGGGATGCTCAAGTGCTACTTGAATATTTTATGTGCATGCAGGAAGAGAATCCAAAATTCTTCTATGCAGTTGATCTAAATGAAGAGCATAGGTTGAGAAATGTGTTCTGGGTTGATGCCAAAGGAATGGAAGATTACACTAACTTCAATgatgttgttttctttgacACCACATACTTCACTAACAAGTATAAAATACCCTTGGTTCTTTTTATAGGAGTGAACCATCATATTCAACCCACATTACTTGGCTGTGCATTGATTGCAGACGAGACAGTTTATACTTTTGTCTGGCTAATGCAAACCTGGTTTATAGCAATGGGGGAACAGGCTCCACGAGTAATACTGACCGACCAGAACAACGCCATCAAAGCAGCTATTGCAGCAGTATTTCCAGGCACAAGCCATTGCTTTTGTTTATGGCATATAATGGAGAAGATACATAGGCATCTCGAGTTTTTGAGCATGTGGCATGATAGTTTTGTGGGAAAATTTAATAAGTGTATTTTTAAGTCCTGGTCAGAACAACAATTTGAAAAGAGATGGTGGAAACTACTTGATAGATTTAATCTCAGGGAGGTTGAATGGATGCAGTCCTTGTATGAAGATCGTACTCATTGGGTGCCTACTTTCATGAGAGATATATCCTTTGCTGGGCTGTCTCCAACTTCACGGTCAGAAAGTCTCAACTCTTCGTTTGACAAATATATTCATGGGGAAACTTCACTGCGTGAGTTTATGGAAAGATACAGAGTAATTCTTGAAGATAGGTATGAAGAGGaagcaaaatcaaattttgatgCTTGGCATGAAACACCTGAGTTGAAGTCTCCATCACCTTTTGAGAAACAAATGTCACTAGTGTACACGCACGAGGTTTTCAAAAACTTCCAAGTTGAGGTTCTGGGTGCAGCTGCTTGTCAtcttaagaaagaaaatgaagatggCACATCGACAACGTACAGTGTAAAAGACTTTGAGGACAATCAGAATTATGTAGTGGAGTGGAATGAATCAAAATCAGATATATATTGTTCGTGCCACTCATTTGAATATAAAGGCTATCTGTGTAGACATGCTATTGTTGTTCTTCAAATGTCTGGTGTTTTCACAATCCCTTCCAAATATATATTGCAACGATGGACAAATGCTGCTATGAGCAGGCATGCCATTGGAGAAAGATTGGATGAGGTTCAGTCTAAAGTCCGTCGTTACAATGATTTATGTCGACGAGCTATAATACTGGGTGAGGAAGGGTCACTATCTCAAGAGAGTTATGATGTAGCATTATGTGCCATAAAAGAAGCTTTGAAGCAATGTGCAAGTTTGAACAATGCTGTTGAGAACAATGCAAAACCTAATGACTCAGCAATACATGGTATTTGCGGTGTTGATGGAGAGAATCAATGCAGCACAGCATCTGGTGACAAGTTGTTTGGTCCCAAAGTGAGTAATGCCAACAAGACTCCTAGAAGAGCTGGGTCCGGGAAGGAGGTGGCTAGGAATGAGAACACTGCAAGCAAGAAAGGAAAG GTACCTCACCTGGAAGCTACGAGTGTTGGAACACAAGATGGCTTTCACCAAATG CAACTCCCTGACACAAGGGCGATGCAGTTGCGGAACACGGTGCCATCGACAATGTTTCAAAATGTTGCATCAGCAGCACAGTTCCATAATGTGGCATCAACACATGTGCATGAGAATCATCTCCCTCAATGA
- the LOC18787443 gene encoding uncharacterized protein LOC18787443 isoform X2 gives MKNFKPFFDESSFARSRPTSSNPFFFSSQRKFAASASVSQDEGRVIDYSYGLNLALAGKGVIVKDQAFLNLNSSQLQHKGATIAESLSGLPLLVRGHVPGGGPSEISKPHFTKLLKQVTNHISSISNIFVHDGAIGSSPKCDVKVRLISDNPSAMLSLSHMLWETPTRAVSQDSCPLTVYVATSISPGIGESIGLGSKENDGFIAADIERSSLILCGKAFSDSNTTKEALAALSWPVIFARGGLPLSARLLVSGDSVVLLFAPKRTFKSCRDLLVPSDAGVILYSNGLGFLFQTGGSNLFKLPASVFLASSDSSGVIPSVSKLSPGQAAYHFLAGYQNGKFIPAYNKGTWSIDPLELAKAFMSKLKDDQISSYLFNVNGGENNVNGKDFAKVVQSTLSENIPPFQAKSGGDLEEKYKSFLLSKFPALPEEFSF, from the exons ATGAAGAACTTCAAGCCCTTCTTCGATGAAAGCTCATTCGCTCGCTCACGCCCAACATCATCcaaccctttcttcttctcatccCAACGc AAGTTTGCAGCTTCAGCCTCAGTATCCCAAGACGAAG GGAGGGTTATTGATTATTCTTATGGCCTTAACTTGGCTTTGGCTGGAAAAGGTGTAATTGTCAAGGACCAAGCTTTTCTAAATTTGAACTCCTCTCAACTACAACACAAGGGTGCAACAATTGCAG AATCATTGTCAGGGCTTCCGCTTCTTGTTAGAGGACATGTCCCTGGAGGAGGACCTTCTGAAATTTCCAAGCCACACTTCACTAAACTTTTAAAACAG GTCACAAATCATATATCATCCATCTCAAACATTTTTGTTCATGACGGGGCTATTGGTTCATCACCAAAATGTGATGTGAAAGTTCGTTTAATAAGTGATAATCCGTCTGCGATGCTGTCACTATCCCATATGCTCTGGGAGACTCCCACCCGTGCAGTTTCTCAGGATTCATGTCCTTTAACAGTTTATGTGGCTACTTCTATAAG TCCAGGCATTGGGGAAAGTATTGGCCTTGGATCCAAAGAAAATGATGGATTCATAGCTGCTGATATTGAACGCTCATCACTTATTTTATGTGGTAAAGCGTTCTCAGATTCAAATACAACTAAAGAAGCACTAGCTGCCTTGTCTTGGCCTGTTATATTTGCAAGAGGAGGCCTTCCATTATCTGCAAG GCTTTTAGTGTCTGGTGATTCTGTGGTTCTTTTATTTGCACCCAAAAGGACCTTTAAGAGTTGCAGAGATCTGTTGGTGCCTTCAGATGCAGGTGTAATTCTTTATTCTAATGGTCTGGGctttttgtttcaaactggTGGATCAAATCTATTCAAATTGCCAGCTTCTGTATTCCTTGCATCTTCTGACAG TTCTGGTGTTATCCCTTCTGTTTCAAAGCTCTCCCCTGGCCAGGCAGCTTATCACTTCTTGGCTGGTTATCAGAATGGGAAGTTCATACCTGCATACAACAAAGGCACTTGGTCCATTGACCCGTTGGAACTAGCTAAGGCGTTTATGTCTAAG TTGAAAGATGACCAGATCTCATCTTACCTGTTCAATGTCAATGGAGGAGAAAATAATGTAAATG GCAAGGATTTTGCTAAGGTGGTGCAATCAACGTTGTCCGAGAACATCCCACCATTTCAAGCTAAAA GTGGGGGGGATCTTGAAGAAAAGTACAAGAGCTTCCTGTTGAGCAAATTTCCAGCCTTGCCAGAGGAATTCTCGTTCTAA
- the LOC18787705 gene encoding transcription factor MYB29: MMGRSASASGWCDEKSSSVKKGPWTPEEDEKLVEYIKRYGHGSWRALPKLAGLNRCGKSCRLRWTNYLRPDIKRGNFSQEEEQTIINLHALVGNKWSAIANNLPGRTDNEIKNFWNTHLKKKLLQMGIDPVTDRPITANNSDNIHNLYYLMINHILSSLAPQLLASSGTCSSLANNNLMMNMNPWGADLMRLHYSDAKIQVLRNILVQQLLSSTSTPNAEAAFNYLLPSYSSSSVHDHIDHEYSRVSINHYNYFPHLQGFGNGGAPIGFVPQNPTHASAQPSNLSSNISGLLKALHDLDHSQPPRAPPVLVPSSGSGTGTSDKLLGYDDHATVFSSTTGSNKICTNNNNNNNRDHSQQLQLGGSSSSYATPTDQLPLLVRSAAPSPETSAANPTVENNISNTTYSTTFEAWGNPPDLMDHDDDATNHSYWKDIFME, encoded by the exons ATGATGGGGAGATCAGCATCAGCATCAGGTTGGTGTGATGAAAAGAGCAGCTCAGTAAAGAAAGGGCCATGGACACCGGAGGAGGATGAAAAGCTGGTGGAATACATAAAAAGATATGGGCATGGGAGTTGGAGAGCTCTGCCCAAGCTTGCAGGCTTGAACAGGTGCGGAAAGAGTTGCAGGCTCAGATGGACCAACTATCTCAGGCCTGATATCAAGAGGGGAAACTTCTCCCAGGAAGAAGAGCAAACCATCATCAACCTCCATGCTCTTGTTGGAAACAA ATGGTCGGCCATAGCTAATAATCTTCCAGGAAGGACGGATAACGAAATCAAGAACTTTTGGAATACTcatttgaagaaaaagttgCTCCAAATGGGCATCGATCCTGTTACCGACAGGCCAATCACAGCTAATAATAGTGATAATATTCATAATCTGTACTATCTCATGATCAATCATATTCTCTCCAGTTTGGCACCGCAGTTGCTTGCTTCTTCTGGCACATGCAGCAGCTTGgctaataataatttgatgaTGAATATGAATCCATGGGGTGCTGATCTCATGAGGCTCCACTACTCCGACGCCAAAATCCAAGTCCTGCGAAACATACTAGTACAACAACTCCTAAGCAGCACTAGCACTCCAAATGCGGAAGCAGCTTTTAATTATCTTTTGCCATCgtattcatcatcatcagttcATGATCATATTGATCATGAATATTCAAGAGTCAGTATTAatcattataattattttcctcATCTCCAAGGTTTTGGCAACGGCGGCGCCCCAATTGGTTTTGTTCCACAAAATCCCACTCATGCTAGTGCTCAGCCGTCCAACTTAAGTTCAAACATTTCAGGCCTACTCAAAGCTCTTCATGATCTTGATCATAGCCAGCCGCCACGTGCACCCCCGGTACTAGTACCATCCAGCGGCAGCGGGACCGGGACGTCTGATAAATTATTGGGATATGATGATCATGCAACCGTCTTCTCTAGTACTACTGGCTCAAACAAGATTTgtaccaacaacaacaacaacaacaacagagATCATAGCCAGCAGCTTCAGCTTGGAGGTAGCTCATCATCATATGCAACTCCAACAGATCAATTACCACTTTTGGTCCGCTCAGCTGCACCCTCTCCCGAAACTTCCGCTGCCAATCCCACTGTGGAAAACAATATCTCAAATACTACTTATTCAACCACCTTTGAAGCTTGGGGGAATCCTCCTGATCTTATGGATCACGACGACGATGCAACTAATCACTCCTACTGGAAAGACATCTTCATGGAGTAA
- the LOC18785328 gene encoding uncharacterized protein LOC18785328 has protein sequence MWLEIFCGLIIYRLYRCFFSDDDDILDVETSDSKALFSVGERLVKLYGGKVYAGLRIPDADTATPQNIDLVLVSKGEAVVIAVKNFSGLISVNPDGSWVCEGYSKRKTEHHPDPVAETKKQASILESYLEQRGVALPEGYLSCKVVLSNPKVCTIQSSNFPSEVVTYDQWVQLKPEPKSMFSGWIKGAFRGGKKEMQESIHQKLNFILSTAPMWDRLELKGNKYVLGEFLEFKGKQEDVEALRNIKRSKISRLIVQKTSMLGFAPSRLQVLYSPRDYRSEGPSASEWKEVNVRSSTEVLFQPESSDKLRKFKLASIVSMSLSA, from the exons ATGTGGTTAGAGATCTTCTGCGGTCTGATAATATACAGGTTGTACAGGTGCTTCTTCTCCGACGACGACGACATTTTGGACGTGGAGACCTCTGATTCTAAGGCTCTCTTCTCCGTCGGCGAGAGGCTTGTCAAGCTTTATGGCGGCAAGGTCTATGCGGGCCTCCGGATTCCCGATGCTGATACCGCTACCCCTCAGAATATCGATTTGGTTCTCGTCTCCAAAGG ggaGGCAGTGGTGATAGCCGTCAAGAATTTCTCAGGATTGATCTCAGTCAATCCAGATGGCAGCTGGGTTTGTGAGGGCTACAGTAAACGCAAAACGGAGCACCATCCTGATCCT GTGGCTGAGACTAAAAAACAAGCTTCGATTCTTGAGTCATATCTAGAACAAAGAGGAGTTGCTTTACCAGAAGGATATTTGTCTTGCAAAGTAGTACTTTCCAATCCTAAAGTTTG TACCATTCAGTCAAGCAATTTTCCATCAGAAGTCGTAACCTATGACCAGTGGGTACAGCTGAAACCAGAACCAAAAAGTATGTTTTCTGGTTGGATTAAGGGTGCCTTCCGTGGTGGAAAGAAGGAGATGCAAGAATCTATACATCAGAAGCTTAATTTCATCCTTAGTACGGCTCCAATGTGGGATAG GTTGGAGCTCAAAGGTAATAAGTATGTTCTTGGGGAGTTTCTGGAATTTAAGGGTAAGCAGGAAGATGTCGAGGCTTTGAGAAATATCAAAAGATCAAAAATTAGCCGCCTTATTGTCCAAAAGACGAGCATGCTTGGATTTG CCCCTTCAAGGCTTCAAGTTTTGTACTCTCCTCGTGACTATCGTAGCGAAGGACCTTCAGCTTCTGAGTGGAAGGAAGTAAATGTAAGGTCGAGTACAGAGGTTCTCTTTCAGCCAGAAAGTTCTGATAAACTCCGCAAGTTTAAGCTCGCTTCGATTGTTTCTATGTCACTGAGTGCTTAA
- the LOC18785753 gene encoding inositol-tetrakisphosphate 1-kinase 1 — MKIESSSDAAAAQRFRIGYAFAPKKEQSFIQPSLLDHASQNGIDFVPISITDSSSEEEAAEALIQQGPFHCIIHKLYGHRWNHQLKQYSSKYPQTLILDPPDSIERLHNRVSMLQVVSAIKLNSQFNISVSVPKQVVLQTPQSPDSIHNNTNDGAVEFPVIAKPLLANGSAKSHEMYLVFDPKGLQTLLPTNTTTSASTQPILLQQFVNHGEVVFKVYVIGEYVQCVKRSSLPDISEQQLTASEGQVLRFSQISNSPQPQEEDEHGLGLAHDPHEMPPSDFVEELARGIRLGLKLNFFNFDVIRDSGNPHSYFVIDINYFPGYAKLPSYEQVLTNFLLALLTTPTQKDHQLEPATTEEEEEEEEKEESDHDHLGDGEGGGDASLLP; from the coding sequence atgaaaattgaatcATCATCAGACGCAGCAGCAGCCCAACGCTTCCGCATCGGGTACGCCTTTGCACCCAAGAAGGAGCAGAGCTTCATCCAGCCCTCTCTCCTCGACCATGCCTCCCAAAACGGCATTGATTTCGTCCCAATTTCAATAACCGACTCCTCGTCGGAGGAGGAGGCGGCCGAGGCCTTGATCCAACAAGGCCCATTCCACTGCATCATCCACAAGCTCTACGGCCACCGCTGGAACCACCAGTTGAAGCAATACTCCTCCAAGTATCCACAAACTCTCATACTTGACCCGCCCGACTCCATTGAGCGCCTCCACAACAGGGTCTCCATGCTCCAAGTCGTCAGCGCCATCAAATTGAATTCCCAATTTAACATCTCTGTCTCTGTGCCTAAACAGGTGGTGCTTCAAACCCCCCAGTCGCCTGATTCTATTCATAATAATACTAATGATGGTGCGGTGGAGTTTCCGGTGATTGCCAAGCCCTTGCTGGCCAATGGCAGCGCCAAGTCGCATGAgatgtatttggtttttgacCCCAAGGGCTTGCAGACTCTTCTTCCCACTAATACTACTACTAGTGCTAGTACGCAACCCATTTTGCTTCAACAGTTTGTGAACCACGGCGAGGTCGTCTTCAAGGTTTACGTCATTGGCGAATACGTCCAGTGCGTCAAGCGGAGCTCCTTGCCCGATATTTCTGAGCAGCAGCTGACCGCATCGGAAGGGCAAGTGTTGCGGTTTTCGCAGATATCGAATTCCCCTCAGCCTCAGGAGGAGGATGAACATGGTCTGGGTCTGGCTCATGATCCTCATGAAATGCCTCCTTCTGACTTTGTGGAGGAGCTGGCCAGGGGGATACGCCTCGGCCTCAAACTCAACTTCTTTAACTTTGATGTGATTCGGGATTCTGGGAACCCTCACTCCTATTTTGTCATTGACATCAATTACTTTCCTGGCTATGCCAAGTTGCCCTCCTATGAGCAGGTCTTGACCAACTTTCTGTTGGCTCTTCTTACCACTCCAACCCAAAAGGACCACCAGCTGGAACCAGCTACCactgaggaggaggaggaggaggaggagaaggaggagTCTGATCACGACCACTTAGGAGAcggagaaggaggaggagatgcTTCCCTCCTACCCTAA
- the LOC18787443 gene encoding uncharacterized protein LOC18787443 isoform X3: MSQCLSSQYFYHLSQTHRQSTFGVIVKDQAFLNLNSSQLQHKGATIAESLSGLPLLVRGHVPGGGPSEISKPHFTKLLKQVTNHISSISNIFVHDGAIGSSPKCDVKVRLISDNPSAMLSLSHMLWETPTRAVSQDSCPLTVYVATSISPGIGESIGLGSKENDGFIAADIERSSLILCGKAFSDSNTTKEALAALSWPVIFARGGLPLSARLLVSGDSVVLLFAPKRTFKSCRDLLVPSDAGVILYSNGLGFLFQTGGSNLFKLPASVFLASSDSSGVIPSVSKLSPGQAAYHFLAGYQNGKFIPAYNKGTWSIDPLELAKAFMSKLKDDQISSYLFNVNGGENNVNGKDFAKVVQSTLSENIPPFQAKSGGDLEEKYKSFLLSKFPALPEEFSF; this comes from the exons ATGTCTCAGTGCCTCAGCTCACAATATTTCTATCATTTGTCACAGACTCACAGACAGTCCACTTTTG GTGTAATTGTCAAGGACCAAGCTTTTCTAAATTTGAACTCCTCTCAACTACAACACAAGGGTGCAACAATTGCAG AATCATTGTCAGGGCTTCCGCTTCTTGTTAGAGGACATGTCCCTGGAGGAGGACCTTCTGAAATTTCCAAGCCACACTTCACTAAACTTTTAAAACAG GTCACAAATCATATATCATCCATCTCAAACATTTTTGTTCATGACGGGGCTATTGGTTCATCACCAAAATGTGATGTGAAAGTTCGTTTAATAAGTGATAATCCGTCTGCGATGCTGTCACTATCCCATATGCTCTGGGAGACTCCCACCCGTGCAGTTTCTCAGGATTCATGTCCTTTAACAGTTTATGTGGCTACTTCTATAAG TCCAGGCATTGGGGAAAGTATTGGCCTTGGATCCAAAGAAAATGATGGATTCATAGCTGCTGATATTGAACGCTCATCACTTATTTTATGTGGTAAAGCGTTCTCAGATTCAAATACAACTAAAGAAGCACTAGCTGCCTTGTCTTGGCCTGTTATATTTGCAAGAGGAGGCCTTCCATTATCTGCAAG GCTTTTAGTGTCTGGTGATTCTGTGGTTCTTTTATTTGCACCCAAAAGGACCTTTAAGAGTTGCAGAGATCTGTTGGTGCCTTCAGATGCAGGTGTAATTCTTTATTCTAATGGTCTGGGctttttgtttcaaactggTGGATCAAATCTATTCAAATTGCCAGCTTCTGTATTCCTTGCATCTTCTGACAG TTCTGGTGTTATCCCTTCTGTTTCAAAGCTCTCCCCTGGCCAGGCAGCTTATCACTTCTTGGCTGGTTATCAGAATGGGAAGTTCATACCTGCATACAACAAAGGCACTTGGTCCATTGACCCGTTGGAACTAGCTAAGGCGTTTATGTCTAAG TTGAAAGATGACCAGATCTCATCTTACCTGTTCAATGTCAATGGAGGAGAAAATAATGTAAATG GCAAGGATTTTGCTAAGGTGGTGCAATCAACGTTGTCCGAGAACATCCCACCATTTCAAGCTAAAA GTGGGGGGGATCTTGAAGAAAAGTACAAGAGCTTCCTGTTGAGCAAATTTCCAGCCTTGCCAGAGGAATTCTCGTTCTAA
- the LOC18787443 gene encoding uncharacterized protein LOC18787443 isoform X1 → MSQCFNVSMSQRLNASMSQCLSASAHNISIICHRLTDSPLLVLPTTIFFFAGRVIDYSYGLNLALAGKGVIVKDQAFLNLNSSQLQHKGATIAESLSGLPLLVRGHVPGGGPSEISKPHFTKLLKQVTNHISSISNIFVHDGAIGSSPKCDVKVRLISDNPSAMLSLSHMLWETPTRAVSQDSCPLTVYVATSISPGIGESIGLGSKENDGFIAADIERSSLILCGKAFSDSNTTKEALAALSWPVIFARGGLPLSARLLVSGDSVVLLFAPKRTFKSCRDLLVPSDAGVILYSNGLGFLFQTGGSNLFKLPASVFLASSDSSGVIPSVSKLSPGQAAYHFLAGYQNGKFIPAYNKGTWSIDPLELAKAFMSKLKDDQISSYLFNVNGGENNVNGKDFAKVVQSTLSENIPPFQAKSGGDLEEKYKSFLLSKFPALPEEFSF, encoded by the exons ATGTCTCAATGCTTCAACGTCTCAATGTCTCAACGTCTCAATGCCTCAATGTCTCAATGTCTCAGTGCCTCAGCTCACAATATTTCTATCATTTGTCACAGACTCACAGACAGTCCACTTTTGGTATTGCCTActaccatcttcttttttgcaGGGAGGGTTATTGATTATTCTTATGGCCTTAACTTGGCTTTGGCTGGAAAAGGTGTAATTGTCAAGGACCAAGCTTTTCTAAATTTGAACTCCTCTCAACTACAACACAAGGGTGCAACAATTGCAG AATCATTGTCAGGGCTTCCGCTTCTTGTTAGAGGACATGTCCCTGGAGGAGGACCTTCTGAAATTTCCAAGCCACACTTCACTAAACTTTTAAAACAG GTCACAAATCATATATCATCCATCTCAAACATTTTTGTTCATGACGGGGCTATTGGTTCATCACCAAAATGTGATGTGAAAGTTCGTTTAATAAGTGATAATCCGTCTGCGATGCTGTCACTATCCCATATGCTCTGGGAGACTCCCACCCGTGCAGTTTCTCAGGATTCATGTCCTTTAACAGTTTATGTGGCTACTTCTATAAG TCCAGGCATTGGGGAAAGTATTGGCCTTGGATCCAAAGAAAATGATGGATTCATAGCTGCTGATATTGAACGCTCATCACTTATTTTATGTGGTAAAGCGTTCTCAGATTCAAATACAACTAAAGAAGCACTAGCTGCCTTGTCTTGGCCTGTTATATTTGCAAGAGGAGGCCTTCCATTATCTGCAAG GCTTTTAGTGTCTGGTGATTCTGTGGTTCTTTTATTTGCACCCAAAAGGACCTTTAAGAGTTGCAGAGATCTGTTGGTGCCTTCAGATGCAGGTGTAATTCTTTATTCTAATGGTCTGGGctttttgtttcaaactggTGGATCAAATCTATTCAAATTGCCAGCTTCTGTATTCCTTGCATCTTCTGACAG TTCTGGTGTTATCCCTTCTGTTTCAAAGCTCTCCCCTGGCCAGGCAGCTTATCACTTCTTGGCTGGTTATCAGAATGGGAAGTTCATACCTGCATACAACAAAGGCACTTGGTCCATTGACCCGTTGGAACTAGCTAAGGCGTTTATGTCTAAG TTGAAAGATGACCAGATCTCATCTTACCTGTTCAATGTCAATGGAGGAGAAAATAATGTAAATG GCAAGGATTTTGCTAAGGTGGTGCAATCAACGTTGTCCGAGAACATCCCACCATTTCAAGCTAAAA GTGGGGGGGATCTTGAAGAAAAGTACAAGAGCTTCCTGTTGAGCAAATTTCCAGCCTTGCCAGAGGAATTCTCGTTCTAA